In one Candidatus Nomurabacteria bacterium genomic region, the following are encoded:
- a CDS encoding flippase-like domain-containing protein, with protein MKIVQNVKLIFSVFIVAVFILYFVLNAKSFEPVLHVNPIYLLFISICSILGIVSNGIFTKIVLKSFDRDISTRESIFVSLIAAVGNFFAPAGSGLGFRAVYLKKKHKLPYSDYVTILSGNYVMVFIIVSLMGIVALALLGGGVGREESVAKATLWLVFTLLFLLSTPLLFIRKQNTIKTIKTNNSIMQKIIVIAGRISNGWIKITSDRSLVVKLLVLIVINTSVSTISLALIMIALQFSFTVPALFLFSALGSLTTFINITPANLGVKEAVYIASSSVLGFTTGQILSIALVDRATQFFVLAVAWLIFGKSNNKIASKDL; from the coding sequence GTGAAAATCGTGCAAAATGTGAAACTGATTTTTTCCGTATTTATCGTTGCGGTGTTTATATTGTATTTTGTCTTGAATGCAAAAAGTTTTGAACCCGTCCTTCATGTAAATCCGATCTACTTGTTATTTATATCAATATGCTCAATTTTGGGAATCGTATCAAACGGTATCTTTACAAAAATTGTACTCAAGTCATTTGACCGTGATATTTCTACAAGAGAGAGCATATTCGTATCTCTAATAGCGGCTGTTGGCAACTTCTTCGCACCAGCAGGAAGCGGACTAGGGTTTAGGGCGGTATACCTAAAGAAAAAACACAAACTACCATACAGCGACTACGTAACTATTTTATCGGGAAATTACGTCATGGTTTTTATAATTGTTTCTTTGATGGGTATCGTAGCGTTAGCTTTATTGGGTGGAGGAGTTGGCCGTGAGGAATCTGTAGCAAAAGCAACCTTATGGCTTGTTTTTACGCTGCTTTTTTTGTTGTCCACACCACTGCTATTTATACGAAAACAAAATACCATAAAGACAATCAAGACAAACAATAGTATTATGCAAAAAATAATAGTTATTGCCGGTAGGATATCAAATGGCTGGATAAAGATAACATCAGACCGATCCCTTGTCGTAAAACTACTAGTACTTATCGTAATTAATACCTCGGTTAGTACTATAAGTCTTGCACTCATTATGATTGCTCTTCAATTTAGTTTTACAGTTCCAGCACTATTTTTGTTTAGCGCGCTTGGATCTTTGACGACGTTTATAAATATTACCCCGGCAAATCTCGGTGTTAAAGAGGCGGTTTACATCGCCTCATCTAGTGTTCTGGGTTTTACGACTGGGCAGATACTATCAATTGCACTCGTTGACAGGGCAACACAGTTCTTTGTACTTGCAGTCGCGTGGCTTATTTTCGGTAAGAGTAATAATAAAATAGCAAGCAAAGATCTTTAG
- a CDS encoding nucleotide sugar dehydrogenase: MSSVKSIAVIGLGYVGLPLTLLAANKGFRTYGIEIDARKLSSLKDGKSYVDDISDSDITDSKVDFTDNIAAVSKVDAVIICVPTPVDENRQPDLGIVKSAVSSIAPHLKKGTLVVVESTINPGVCDEIVVPLLEEKSGKKVGTDIYLAHCPERINPGDKTWSVRNINRVVGANSKVELEKAVELYSGLIDAEIKPMGSLKEAEAVKIVENSFRDINIAFVNELAMSFHKLGINLENVIDGAATKPFAFMAHRPGCGVGGHCIPVDPYYLIEYAHTHGFDHSFLRLARNINESMPQFTVDLLTESLDRLELPVKGTKVALLGLSYKSNVGDSRESPAKVIRALLEDAGVKLSVYDPYIDDSTAKTLSSALKGAKAIVIATGHDEFKAISVNKLKAAGVQAVIDGRNIFRSHISEFVKYNIIYEGVGVSSTDSRPLEQQLSSTDAIKVNNSNDLRPTTGAKENI; encoded by the coding sequence ATGTCATCGGTCAAATCAATTGCTGTCATCGGCTTGGGCTACGTCGGGTTGCCACTTACCCTACTCGCCGCCAACAAAGGTTTTCGTACGTACGGCATCGAAATTGATGCGCGTAAACTATCGTCTCTCAAGGATGGTAAATCCTATGTAGATGATATTTCCGACTCCGATATTACGGACTCGAAAGTTGATTTTACTGATAACATTGCCGCAGTTTCCAAGGTCGACGCCGTTATCATCTGCGTCCCCACACCAGTTGATGAAAACCGACAGCCCGATCTAGGAATAGTCAAAAGTGCCGTATCGTCAATCGCCCCACATCTCAAAAAAGGTACGCTTGTCGTCGTTGAGTCCACCATCAACCCCGGCGTCTGCGACGAGATCGTCGTACCTTTACTCGAAGAAAAATCTGGCAAAAAAGTTGGCACCGACATTTACCTTGCTCACTGCCCCGAACGCATCAACCCCGGCGACAAGACATGGAGCGTACGCAATATCAACCGAGTCGTAGGAGCCAACAGTAAAGTTGAGCTCGAAAAAGCAGTTGAATTATATAGTGGCCTTATTGACGCTGAAATCAAACCCATGGGTAGCCTCAAAGAAGCTGAAGCTGTCAAAATCGTCGAGAACTCATTTCGTGATATCAATATCGCTTTCGTCAACGAGCTTGCCATGTCGTTTCACAAACTTGGCATCAACCTCGAAAACGTCATTGATGGTGCGGCCACTAAACCATTCGCCTTTATGGCGCACCGCCCCGGCTGTGGTGTTGGTGGTCACTGCATACCAGTTGACCCATACTACCTGATTGAATATGCACATACGCACGGTTTTGATCATAGCTTCCTACGATTAGCACGCAATATAAATGAGTCAATGCCCCAGTTTACAGTAGATTTACTTACAGAATCTCTCGACCGCCTCGAACTTCCGGTTAAAGGCACCAAAGTTGCACTACTTGGCCTATCATACAAATCCAACGTTGGTGACAGCCGCGAAAGCCCTGCAAAGGTAATCCGCGCCTTACTTGAAGACGCAGGCGTTAAATTATCCGTCTACGATCCATATATCGACGATTCAACAGCCAAAACCCTCTCATCTGCCCTAAAGGGCGCTAAGGCTATCGTCATCGCAACGGGTCACGACGAGTTCAAGGCTATTAGTGTTAACAAGCTAAAGGCCGCTGGCGTACAAGCAGTCATCGACGGCCGCAATATCTTCCGCTCGCACATTAGCGAGTTTGTAAAATACAACATTATCTACGAAGGTGTTGGTGTCTCATCAACAGACAGCCGCCCACTGGAACAACAATTATCGTCAACTGATGCGATTAAGGTAAACAACTCAAATGACTTACGACCTACTACTGGGGCTAAGGAGAACATATAA
- a CDS encoding methyltransferase domain-containing protein, whose product MSHSTTFFKAPRYLFRKHNILNLISNRTDIKTFLDVGCGAGELACTLAEMGKKGVAVDFSESAIAIATSMRKSRSIKQSDLTFKLGGLENVAGKKFDLVTCFEVLEHVKNDKKLLHEIVKQSKKYVLISVPAKQRLFDASDEAVGHFRRYEKEELLKMLDGANLGVITFINYGYPFTNAVRISRKSAFIIKLIRNKKTSMKNRSKDSGINPIKLPTALTKLDIERVIIPFYHMSRPFNRFDLSEGYLVLCEKRP is encoded by the coding sequence ATGTCACATTCAACAACCTTTTTTAAAGCACCCCGATATCTTTTCCGTAAACACAATATTCTGAATTTAATTAGTAACAGAACCGACATCAAGACATTTCTCGACGTCGGTTGCGGTGCTGGTGAGTTAGCGTGTACGTTGGCTGAAATGGGGAAAAAGGGTGTCGCTGTTGACTTTTCCGAAAGTGCTATCGCAATAGCTACTTCAATGAGAAAATCCCGCAGTATTAAGCAATCAGATTTGACGTTCAAACTAGGTGGTCTTGAAAATGTTGCCGGTAAAAAATTTGACCTTGTTACCTGTTTCGAAGTACTGGAACACGTCAAAAACGACAAGAAGCTCCTTCATGAAATCGTTAAACAGAGCAAGAAATATGTTCTTATTTCAGTACCAGCAAAGCAGCGCCTTTTCGATGCCTCCGATGAAGCTGTCGGTCACTTTCGACGTTATGAAAAGGAAGAACTTTTAAAAATGCTGGATGGCGCCAACCTAGGTGTTATTACATTTATCAACTACGGGTACCCTTTTACTAATGCCGTTCGTATTAGCCGAAAATCCGCATTCATCATAAAGCTCATACGCAACAAAAAAACATCTATGAAGAACCGGTCAAAAGATAGTGGCATTAACCCCATCAAGCTACCCACAGCCCTGACTAAGCTAGATATCGAGAGGGTAATCATTCCTTTTTATCACATGAGTCGCCCATTCAATAGGTTCGACTTGTCTGAGGGTTATCTTGTCCTGTGCGAGAAGCGACCCTAA
- a CDS encoding flippase-like domain-containing protein: MKKELFKSLVSTTVVLLFVCIAIWYVVANHDDFAKIAITDPLYLVPALLFLTINIYGAGVVIDLATEPHGIKLKRQEAFGLAAITRFTNQLSPSYISATVRATYLKKTYGVSYTKFSSSFIISNLLQFMISGVFAIVTFFALEKLSTYNDSALITVGVVVIFFLSLLNLPVSRLRHLIEKEGAKNNRLLERLRELLDGYETVRSHPKLLPRTVLWMLVNITALGATYFFLYASLGSHLNVVNVFFISSLTTWSVLFAITPGSLGVREGLMVLAAQIAGVPIAPTLVVAILLRLLTFILAGVLSSYYTPKLLHTSIFKLSSKS; encoded by the coding sequence ATGAAAAAAGAACTCTTTAAATCCCTTGTCAGTACGACTGTTGTCTTGCTCTTCGTCTGTATAGCTATTTGGTATGTCGTTGCAAATCATGACGACTTCGCAAAAATCGCCATCACAGACCCACTTTATCTTGTCCCAGCATTACTATTCTTGACAATCAACATATATGGCGCAGGTGTCGTCATTGATCTCGCCACCGAGCCACACGGTATAAAACTCAAGCGACAAGAAGCTTTTGGACTTGCAGCAATCACACGATTTACTAACCAATTGTCTCCCAGTTACATAAGTGCCACCGTCAGGGCAACCTACCTAAAGAAAACCTATGGTGTCTCATACACAAAGTTTTCCTCCAGTTTTATCATCAGTAATTTACTGCAATTTATGATATCTGGGGTCTTTGCCATCGTGACATTCTTTGCGCTCGAGAAGCTGTCTACCTATAATGATAGTGCCCTTATAACCGTTGGTGTCGTCGTGATTTTCTTTTTGTCACTCCTCAATTTGCCCGTATCTCGCCTGAGGCATCTCATAGAAAAAGAGGGTGCAAAGAATAATCGCTTACTTGAAAGGCTTCGTGAATTACTTGACGGTTATGAAACCGTTCGAAGTCACCCTAAGCTCCTCCCTCGTACCGTATTATGGATGCTTGTTAACATCACAGCGCTTGGGGCTACGTACTTCTTCCTGTACGCATCCTTGGGATCTCATTTGAATGTTGTCAATGTATTTTTCATATCATCACTCACTACCTGGTCGGTCCTTTTCGCTATAACTCCTGGTAGTCTTGGCGTGCGAGAGGGCCTTATGGTTCTAGCGGCACAAATCGCTGGCGTGCCCATAGCCCCTACACTCGTCGTTGCGATACTACTGCGACTATTAACATTCATCCTAGCCGGAGTATTGTCTTCATACTATACACCCAAGCTATTACACACATCTATTTTTAAACTAAGTAGCAAATCATAG
- a CDS encoding glycosyltransferase, whose product MMNITLLGSLPPHKGISKYMSALLDGLDGVDNLHVDVLAFKNIYPDILYPGGTKDPSMRLAKDTKNIKIRNFLNWYNPIGWIYAGFTVRGDILHVQWWTYVLAPVYVTIILIAKYIRRKKIVVTVHNVKPHEGGLIKTLANKMIVALGDRFIVHTDDGKKDFCDTYHKPVNIVDVVPHGILMPDADIKNITKSEARKQLNVPQDKKVILFFGIIREYKGLDILIKAMSEIIKKEPKAHLIIAGKPWEGWEKYEEIINYHDLNKSVQLNLEFIPEGDIEKYFRAADLVVLPYKHFDAQSGAGTLALPFGKAMIVTNTGGLPELVVNKSVIARVDDVQDLATKIVLVLADEKLKSTLESDARRLANELSWDAVAIRTQKTYNSL is encoded by the coding sequence ATGATGAATATAACTCTACTGGGTAGCTTGCCGCCGCACAAAGGAATAAGCAAGTACATGTCGGCATTATTAGACGGGTTGGACGGAGTTGATAATTTGCATGTGGATGTATTAGCGTTTAAAAATATATATCCAGACATACTGTATCCAGGCGGCACGAAAGATCCTAGTATGCGACTGGCAAAGGACACAAAAAATATCAAAATACGGAATTTTTTAAATTGGTATAATCCAATCGGTTGGATTTATGCAGGATTTACAGTTCGTGGCGACATATTGCATGTGCAGTGGTGGACTTATGTGCTCGCGCCTGTATACGTGACAATCATACTAATAGCTAAATATATACGAAGAAAGAAAATCGTTGTTACGGTGCACAACGTAAAGCCGCATGAAGGTGGCTTGATTAAAACTTTAGCTAATAAGATGATTGTAGCGCTAGGTGACCGCTTTATCGTGCATACGGACGATGGAAAAAAGGATTTTTGCGATACGTACCATAAGCCTGTAAATATAGTTGACGTGGTACCACACGGAATATTAATGCCTGATGCTGATATAAAAAATATAACCAAGTCTGAAGCGCGTAAACAGCTTAATGTGCCACAAGACAAAAAAGTCATATTGTTCTTTGGGATAATTCGTGAATATAAGGGTCTAGATATATTGATAAAAGCCATGTCTGAAATCATAAAAAAGGAACCAAAGGCACACTTGATAATAGCTGGAAAGCCGTGGGAGGGTTGGGAAAAATACGAAGAAATAATCAACTATCACGACCTAAATAAATCAGTTCAACTAAATTTGGAGTTTATACCTGAGGGCGATATTGAGAAGTATTTTCGAGCAGCAGACCTCGTGGTTTTGCCATATAAGCATTTCGATGCACAGAGTGGCGCGGGTACGCTAGCACTTCCGTTTGGCAAAGCGATGATAGTCACAAATACGGGTGGATTGCCGGAATTGGTGGTGAATAAGAGCGTCATTGCGAGGGTGGACGATGTGCAAGACCTTGCGACGAAGATAGTGTTGGTGCTTGCTGACGAAAAGCTCAAAAGCACCCTAGAGTCTGACGCGCGTAGACTTGCTAATGAGCTGTCTTGGGACGCAGTGGCAATACGGACACAAAAGACATATAATAGTCTCTAG
- a CDS encoding sulfotransferase domain-containing protein has protein sequence MNKGKSEHSDEVWPNFLIIGEPRSGTTSLHDWLSMHPDLYMSSVKEPHYFSSINFPKIEKQILHTTRSKRKYLSYFKDGANKPFRGESSTYYLSDPEAPRKIKKAIPDVKLIAVLREPVDRAFSHYLLYNRRGTQQQSFTDVVSENLKGKTNPAYDLVELGRYYKHLKNYGKYFDNDQILVVLFDDLKKEPRVVIKRVLDFLGADTRVVDSLNIKTASNAYAQPRNKLSNALLSNRILTNIGLRIVPRPALKKIRTKLLMSGKKPEIDKRAETTLIKVYRKQIDQLEVLLNQDCSSLRRVN, from the coding sequence ATGAATAAGGGTAAGAGTGAGCACAGCGATGAAGTGTGGCCAAATTTTTTGATAATTGGTGAGCCACGAAGCGGTACTACGTCTTTGCACGACTGGCTTAGCATGCACCCAGATTTATACATGTCATCCGTAAAAGAGCCGCACTACTTTTCGTCGATAAACTTTCCGAAAATAGAAAAGCAAATATTGCATACAACTCGCAGCAAAAGAAAATATTTGAGTTATTTCAAAGATGGCGCAAATAAGCCTTTTCGGGGTGAGTCGAGCACCTATTATTTGTCTGACCCTGAAGCACCAAGAAAAATAAAGAAAGCCATACCTGACGTAAAGCTGATTGCAGTGTTGCGCGAACCTGTTGATCGCGCGTTTTCGCACTATCTACTTTATAATCGACGAGGTACTCAGCAGCAATCGTTTACAGACGTTGTGAGTGAAAATCTGAAAGGTAAAACCAACCCCGCGTATGACCTAGTAGAGCTAGGTAGGTATTATAAGCATCTGAAGAATTACGGCAAATATTTTGACAATGACCAGATACTAGTCGTGCTGTTTGATGATTTGAAAAAAGAACCGCGTGTCGTTATAAAGCGAGTGCTTGATTTTTTGGGTGCCGATACGAGGGTGGTAGACAGTCTTAATATCAAGACAGCAAGCAACGCTTATGCGCAACCACGCAACAAACTGTCGAACGCACTATTGTCTAATAGAATATTGACGAATATTGGCTTAAGAATAGTACCTCGACCTGCGTTGAAAAAGATCCGCACGAAATTATTGATGAGCGGGAAAAAGCCAGAAATTGATAAACGCGCCGAAACCACACTAATAAAGGTATATAGAAAGCAAATCGACCAACTTGAAGTTTTATTAAATCAGGATTGTTCATCACTACGGAGGGTTAATTAA
- a CDS encoding glycosyltransferase family 2 protein: MKLAIVSICKNEAKTIQELIKRIPKKIKGVKLIEVIVINDGSTDDTAKLAKKAGAKVYGDSHSKGLAFRFREAVSIVLEQGFDAMVNIDGDLQFAPEDIPMMLAPIIADEADFVAADRFTDPKTGKRIKPKNMPFVKYHGNKVGAWVVGKLSEEKFRDVTCGFRAYDQKALYALNINGTHTYTQESFQLLAARRMRIRSMPVKVKYFKDRKSRVVTSIPKYMAISLLNILRAFRDFAPLRFFLLIGTVPFVLGVICLVFLGVYWLRAQQLSPYKSVGFAGLYLVTLGVFFWALGLVADMQVRVLNNQEKTYEALRRLANRK; encoded by the coding sequence ATGAAACTTGCTATCGTGTCGATTTGCAAGAATGAAGCAAAAACAATTCAAGAGCTTATTAAGCGTATACCCAAAAAGATCAAGGGCGTAAAGTTGATTGAAGTTATCGTCATTAATGACGGTAGTACCGATGATACGGCGAAGCTAGCAAAAAAGGCTGGCGCTAAGGTGTACGGAGATAGTCATTCCAAGGGGCTGGCTTTTCGTTTCCGTGAAGCGGTCAGTATTGTGCTGGAGCAAGGTTTTGATGCTATGGTAAACATCGACGGCGACCTACAGTTCGCACCCGAGGATATACCCATGATGTTGGCGCCGATTATAGCGGATGAAGCGGACTTTGTGGCGGCAGACAGGTTTACTGACCCAAAGACAGGGAAGCGAATCAAACCCAAGAATATGCCATTTGTGAAATACCACGGCAACAAGGTTGGTGCCTGGGTGGTGGGCAAGCTAAGCGAAGAAAAATTTAGAGACGTAACTTGTGGTTTTCGTGCCTACGATCAAAAAGCGCTGTATGCACTCAATATCAACGGCACACACACATATACGCAAGAGTCATTTCAGTTACTAGCCGCCCGACGTATGCGTATAAGGTCTATGCCGGTGAAGGTTAAATATTTTAAGGATCGTAAGTCGCGCGTTGTAACGAGCATACCTAAATATATGGCCATTAGCTTGCTGAATATATTGCGAGCATTTCGTGATTTTGCTCCGCTACGATTCTTTTTACTTATTGGCACGGTGCCGTTTGTTCTTGGCGTGATATGTCTCGTTTTTCTTGGTGTGTATTGGCTACGCGCACAACAACTTTCACCATATAAATCAGTTGGTTTTGCAGGGCTTTACCTTGTGACACTGGGAGTATTCTTTTGGGCGCTTGGACTTGTGGCAGACATGCAAGTTCGCGTACTTAACAATCAAGAGAAGACCTATGAAGCTTTGCGTCGGCTGGCGAATCGTAAGTAA